GGGCGCAATGCCGCGACCGTCACGCGGGGCCCGGTCAGGCCGGGATCTGCTCCTTGACGATTCCTGCGGCCGCCAGGGCGGCGGCGATCTCCAACTGGGTGTCCAGGTCGTAGCTGCACTTGGTGTTGTCCGGGTACCGGAAGAGGATTTCGTTCAGGCCGGTCTCCTCGTAGATGGTCCGGTAGCGGTCCTGCGGGGCGCTTGCGCATGTCTATAGGTTGTAGGGCCTAGGAATGAAGCTCGGTGGAGTAGCGCAATGTCCAGAATCGGCATAAACGCCGCCTGTGCCCGCGAGTGCGCCCGCGGCGCCCGCATGATTCCAACGGTGTGCTCGCGGCTGTTGGAGGCGCCGGACGCGTTTATGCCGGATTTGGACGTTCTTTGGCGGCGGCTCCACCTGGCGGGCCCATACTGGGCCCATGACCGACCCCGAAACACCCGCCCTGTACGGCGACGACGCCTACGCCGACTCCATCATCGACTTCATTACCGCCTCGCCCACCTCCTACCACACAGCCGCCGAGGTCGCGCGCCGGCTGGACGCGGTGGGCATGACCGAGGTCGATGAGTGCAAGCCATGGGGTGCCGATCTGCCAAGGCGCGGCTACATGCTCCGCGACGGAGCCGTTATCGCCTGGCTGTTGCCCGCGCGCCTGGAGGCGGGCGCCGGCCTGCGAATCATCGGTGCCCACACGGACTCGCCCGCCCTGCGGCTCAAGCCCAGCGCCGCCATCGAGCGCGACGGCGTGCAACTACTCAACGTCGAGGTCTACGGCGGCCCGCTGTTGAACTCCTTCCTGGACCGGGAGCTTGGCCTGGCCGGGCGCCTGGTCACTCGCAGCGGCGCCACCCGGCTGGTTCGCACCGGGCCGATCGCCCGCGTGGCCCAGGTGGCCCCACACCTGGACCGCTCCGTGAATGAGTCCCTTCATTTGGATAGGCAGGCCCACCTGCTGCCGCTGTGGACACTGGTCGGTGCCGGCCACCACGACGTGAATACCCGGCCCGCCTCCGACGCCCCCGAGCGTTACCTCTGCGAGCAGGCCGGCATCGATCCCGCCGACCTGGCCTTCGCCGACATCCTCACCTACCCCACCGAGCCGCCGGCCCGCTTCGGGCTTCACGGTGAGTTCCTTGCCTCCTCCCGTCTGGACAACCTCTCTTCCGTGCATGCCGCCCTGGTCGCTCTGGAGTCGCTGGCCCGCGAAGGCGCCGATGGTGAGCCGAAAGCCCCGATCATCTTTGTGGCCAACGACCATGAGGAGGTCGGCAGCGGAACTAGGTCCGGTGCCGCCGGTCCCCTCTTGCAGACCGCCCTGGAGCGCCTAGCCAGGTCAATGGGTGTGGCCGATGACGCCTATGCGGCACTCCTGGCTCATTCAGTGTGCCTGTCCGCAGACGCCGGGCATGCGGCGCACCCGAACCACCCCCAGCTGCACGACCCGGCGGTGCGGCCCGTACTCGGCGGCGGGCCACTGCTGAAGATCAACGCCCAGCAGCGTTACGCCACCGACGCCGCGGCCGTGGCCGCCTGGGTGCGCGCCTGCCGCGCGGCGGGCGTACCCAGTCAGGACTTCGTGTCTAACAACGCCGTGCCCTGCGGCACCACCATCGGCCCGATCACCGCCACCCGCTTGGGCGTCTCCACGGTAGACGTCGGCCAGGGGTTGCTGTCGATGCACTCCCAGCGGGAGATGTGCGCCGTTGCAGACGGGCCCCTCCTGGCGCGGGCCATGCGCTCCTACTGGTTGAGCGCCTGAGTGCCGCGGGCCCAAGGCGCCGTCCCGGTCCGGTGCCGCCAGCATGCGTGGCTCAGCGCCAGGCGCCGCGCCAGTACTGGATCGGCAGATGAGCGGCCTGCCAATCGTTGATTCCCAGTTCGTGGGTCCAACGCACCGGCAGGTACGGGTCGCGCAGCGCGGCCCGACCCGCGGCTACGGCGTCGGCCAGTCCTGCTGCCAGGATCTGCTCGGCCTGCAGGCCGGAATCGATAACGCCGACGGTGACCACCTGTGGCTGCCCGCCGCCCGGCGTCGTCATCCCGGCCACAGCCTGCTTGACCTGCGCGGCGAAGGGCACCTGGTAGCCGGGGCCCGCCGGTACCTTCGCAGGCACGTTCCCGCCGGTGGACACGTGCAGCACGTCTACGCCAGCCTGAACCAGCTGGCGGGCCAGCTCCGCCGTGTCCTCCCCGGTGATCCCGCCCTCGGCCCAGTCGGTGGCCGACAATCGGATGTCCAGGACCTTGTCCTGCCCGATGGCCTCGCGTACGGCCTCGACCACCTCCAGTACGAAACGGCGCCGCGCCTCATCCGAACCCCCGTAGGTGTCGGTGCGTGTATTGGACAGCGGTGAGAGGAACTGGTGGATCAGGTAGCCGTGGGCGCCGTGCAACTCGATGACGTCGTAGCCGGCGGCCACGGCGCGGCGGGCCGCGTCGGCGAAAGCCCGGATGGTGTCGGCAATCTCCTCGGTTGTCAGCTCCCGGGGGGTGGCGTGCTCGGGGTAGGGCACCGCGCTGGGAGCCACCAGCTCCCAGCCGGGCAGGGTTCCGGCGCGTGCGCCCTCAACATCTGGCCGCCACGGCGGTGTACCTGCTTTGCGCCCGCCGTGACCGAGCTGCACGCCCGCCAATGCGCCGCCGATGTGGATGGCCTTTACCAGATACTCATGCCCCGCGATCTGGGTGTCATCCCACAGGCCCAGGTCATTGGGGGATAGGCGCCCCTCCGGGGTGACGGCGCTGGCCTCCACGATGATGGTTCCGAAACCGCCCTGGGCGCGTGTGCCGTAGTGCAGCGCATGCCAGTTGCCCGGGATACCGTCCTCATTGGTGACCGAGTACATGCACATAGGTGGGAGCCATAGGCGGTTGCGGGCCGTGAGCCGCCGCATGGTCAGGGAGTCCAACAGTAAGGGATGTGCCATGAGTCAACGCTACGCGACATGGCCGTAATCCGTAAGGGGGTAGCGCGTGCGTAATGCGGCCGGGATCACTGCCGCCCGCCCGTGCGGCTCGTTAGCCTTGACCCACTATGGCCACTGCGACCCTCAGCCCAGCCCGTCCCGTACCCTTCGGCGATCCCGACCACGTGCCCGCTCCGATCACACGGCGTGTAGACGACGTCGCCCTCGTATTCGAGGGCGGAGGCATGCGCGGCACCTATACCGCCGCCCTGGTGCAGGTGCTACTGGAGGAGGGGTTGTTCTTCCCCTGGGTGGGCGGCATCTCCGCGGGGTCCACGCACACCGTAAACATGGTTTCACGCGACCTGTGGCGCGCCCGTGAGGCATTCGTCGGACTGACAACCGATCCGGATGCGGGTGGCTGGGGCAGTTTCGCCCGCGGGCGCGGGTACTTCAACTCCGATCACATCTACCGGCACACCTCTCAGCCGGGCGAGCTGTTTCCCTTTGACTGGGATACCTTCAAGGCATCTGAGGCGACCGTGCGCATCGGCTCCTTCCGTTGCGACACCGGCGAGGAGGTCTACTGGGGTAAGGATGACATGGAGGTCATGGAAGACTTGCTGGTGCGTTGCCAGGCGTCCTCATCCATGCCGGTGCTCATGCCTACCGTCCACATCGACTCCGTCCCTTACCTGGACGGCGCCCTGGGCCCGACCGGCGGCTTCGCCACCGACGCCGCCGCCGCCGACGGATATGAGCGCATGCTCGTGGTTTCCACTCGCCCGGCCGACTATCGCAAGCCCGCGGAGAAACGGGCCGCCACCTACCGGCGCATGTTCCGCAAGTGGCCCGAGGTTGCCGAGGCCATCATCAATCGGCCAGAGGCATACAACAGGACCCTTCAGGAGCTGGAACAGGGGCGGCGCGAGGGGCGTGTCTACCTGTTCCAACCCGACCGCATGGCCATCGAGAACGGGGAGCTGCGATACGACCGCGTAGTGAGCACGTATGAGGCGGGCCTGGCTCAGGCGCGCCGGGAGCTGCCTGACATCCTGGCATTCCTGGAACTGTGACAAGGTCAACGTTAGGTTTCTCTGGTTCAGGTGCTGTGGGCCGTGTTGAGTTGAGCCTTGTGCGGCCCGGATCCGGGCATATGCACGGCTTGAAGGGAGCAATGCATGACCAGTAAGCCCAAGATCGGGATTGTCCTTGGATCAGTACGAGAGGTTCGTCTAGGCGAACAGGTTGCCGAGTGGGTGCTTGAGCACGCGCGCGCTCGCGGTGACGCCGAGTACTCGATCATTGATGTCAAGTCCTTCGACTTGCCGCTGTTCACCTCGACGCTGCCGCCGATGATGGCGAACAAGCAGTACGACGATCCGCGCGTGCAGGCCTGGTCCGACGCCATCGACTCCCAGGACGGCTTCGTGTTCGTCACCTCCGAGTACGACCACGGGATTCCCGGCGCCTTCAAGAACGCCACCGATCATCTCTTCTCCGAATTCGTCAACAAGACGGTCGGCTTCGTCGGTTATTCCGGCGACGGTGCCATCCGCGCGATTGAGCAGTGGCGCGTGGTGCTCGGAGGATGGAACGTGCATACCGTTCACCCGGCGGTGCAGCTGATGCTGTACACCGACGCCTCCGCGGACATGAGCACCTTCACCCCCGTGGACCTGCGCGACGGTGAGCTCGCCGCCACGCTCGATGCTGTGGTCGCCTCCGTCAACGCGCGCAAGGCTTGAGGGGCCGTCTAGCCCGGGTGCGGTGACAGACCGCCTGGGGAGAACATTTATTGCCGGCGGGGCGCGGACACCGGTTCGTGCCCCGCCGGCATCGCCTCGGGGCGGGACCCGGGCTGGTGCTTCAACGTGTGGTGAAGCCGAAGGATGTGATCGCCGGGGTCGGTCGCCCGTTGTCGAGCGCTTCAGCCAGGAGCCGTAGCGCTGCGAGCTCATGCGGGGGAATCGGCTCCGGCAGGGCGTCCAACGCGAACCATTCCAGGCCGCCGCATTTCGCGGGCTCCCGGATTTCGGGGGTGCCGCGCCACCGGGTGAGGGTGAAGAAGAAGTCTACGCGCTGCTCCAGTGCCGGCCCGTCGACCGCATTTGAGCGGTGCATGGCGGTCAGCGGCATCAGCTCGCCGGGGTCGATCACGACGCCCATCTCCTCGGCCCCCTCCCGTACGGCCGTCGCGGTTACCGACTCGCCCGGCTCGACGTGTCCGGCGATGGCGGCGGCCCAGTGCCCGTCCATGAAGCCGGTGTTGCGGCGCAGTTGCAGCAGGACCTCGGTATTAGCGGGGCGGCCGAGGCAGGACCCGCCGTGAGGGCGGTGCTCCCGGCCCGCGCGGGTGGGACGGCCACCGCCGAGTGTGGACGCGGCGGCGCGCTCTCGCGGGCGCAGCAGCAGTACATAGGCGGCGGGCACCAGGGCGAAGGGCACACCACCGTCGGGGGCAGCAGGACGGGGAAGAGCTGGCATACCTGAACGCTAGTGCCTCTGCGCCGCCACTGGTCGTCAACTAAGACAGTTTGCGGCTGTCTGTACACCCGTTAGGTCTTCAGCAAACCCGGCTTATCCGGTTTGGGGGTTTGGTGGGGTTGTGGTTGCCGCGTTGGTGCTGGTGGATCTCCGGGCGCTGTGGCTGGTGGGTCTCCTCGCGCTGTTGCCGGCAGGGGCCGTTTGCAACGCCGAAGTAGCGTAGTAGACCGCTACACGACGCAGCGGAGTCACCCAGCAGCCCCTCACCGCCGCCCCTGGCCGCCGAGCGGGCCATCAGATCCCTTTCCGGCGGAGCACGCATTCGCGCGTCAAGGGCATCCCTATGACTCCCGGCCACCTCCCACGACGCCCATCACGGCATAGGCGTCACTGGCTTCGACCACCGCCTCCGTCACCGCTGGGGTGATGCCGCATCAGTCCATGCCGGGGACGCCGCCGATGAGCACCGGTGTGGCCGATCCGGCTCCAACGGAGGCGCCCCACAAGCTCCCGGGCCAATCCTTGTCAAAGAATGCAGCGCTTTCGAGTCTGTTCTCAACGACACCGGTGCGGCTTTCCCGGGAAACATGCGCCCTGATGCGATGGGCAGGCGGCCGTGACGGGTGAAAGTGCTGCATTTTGTGACACGCACAGCTCCGTGCCGGAGCATTTCCACGGCTTGGGGCAGGCAACATCGCTCACGCCAGGCGTGCCGAGTGGGGGACAGACAGGCAACTGCTCGGTACATGGGAGTGCCTTCT
This genomic stretch from Actinomyces qiguomingii harbors:
- a CDS encoding M18 family aminopeptidase, translating into MTDPETPALYGDDAYADSIIDFITASPTSYHTAAEVARRLDAVGMTEVDECKPWGADLPRRGYMLRDGAVIAWLLPARLEAGAGLRIIGAHTDSPALRLKPSAAIERDGVQLLNVEVYGGPLLNSFLDRELGLAGRLVTRSGATRLVRTGPIARVAQVAPHLDRSVNESLHLDRQAHLLPLWTLVGAGHHDVNTRPASDAPERYLCEQAGIDPADLAFADILTYPTEPPARFGLHGEFLASSRLDNLSSVHAALVALESLAREGADGEPKAPIIFVANDHEEVGSGTRSGAAGPLLQTALERLARSMGVADDAYAALLAHSVCLSADAGHAAHPNHPQLHDPAVRPVLGGGPLLKINAQQRYATDAAAVAAWVRACRAAGVPSQDFVSNNAVPCGTTIGPITATRLGVSTVDVGQGLLSMHSQREMCAVADGPLLARAMRSYWLSA
- a CDS encoding NADH:flavin oxidoreductase/NADH oxidase, translating into MAHPLLLDSLTMRRLTARNRLWLPPMCMYSVTNEDGIPGNWHALHYGTRAQGGFGTIIVEASAVTPEGRLSPNDLGLWDDTQIAGHEYLVKAIHIGGALAGVQLGHGGRKAGTPPWRPDVEGARAGTLPGWELVAPSAVPYPEHATPRELTTEEIADTIRAFADAARRAVAAGYDVIELHGAHGYLIHQFLSPLSNTRTDTYGGSDEARRRFVLEVVEAVREAIGQDKVLDIRLSATDWAEGGITGEDTAELARQLVQAGVDVLHVSTGGNVPAKVPAGPGYQVPFAAQVKQAVAGMTTPGGGQPQVVTVGVIDSGLQAEQILAAGLADAVAAGRAALRDPYLPVRWTHELGINDWQAAHLPIQYWRGAWR
- a CDS encoding patatin-like phospholipase family protein, which encodes MATATLSPARPVPFGDPDHVPAPITRRVDDVALVFEGGGMRGTYTAALVQVLLEEGLFFPWVGGISAGSTHTVNMVSRDLWRAREAFVGLTTDPDAGGWGSFARGRGYFNSDHIYRHTSQPGELFPFDWDTFKASEATVRIGSFRCDTGEEVYWGKDDMEVMEDLLVRCQASSSMPVLMPTVHIDSVPYLDGALGPTGGFATDAAAADGYERMLVVSTRPADYRKPAEKRAATYRRMFRKWPEVAEAIINRPEAYNRTLQELEQGRREGRVYLFQPDRMAIENGELRYDRVVSTYEAGLAQARRELPDILAFLEL
- a CDS encoding NADPH-dependent FMN reductase; translation: MTSKPKIGIVLGSVREVRLGEQVAEWVLEHARARGDAEYSIIDVKSFDLPLFTSTLPPMMANKQYDDPRVQAWSDAIDSQDGFVFVTSEYDHGIPGAFKNATDHLFSEFVNKTVGFVGYSGDGAIRAIEQWRVVLGGWNVHTVHPAVQLMLYTDASADMSTFTPVDLRDGELAATLDAVVASVNARKA
- a CDS encoding NUDIX domain-containing protein codes for the protein MPALPRPAAPDGGVPFALVPAAYVLLLRPRERAAASTLGGGRPTRAGREHRPHGGSCLGRPANTEVLLQLRRNTGFMDGHWAAAIAGHVEPGESVTATAVREGAEEMGVVIDPGELMPLTAMHRSNAVDGPALEQRVDFFFTLTRWRGTPEIREPAKCGGLEWFALDALPEPIPPHELAALRLLAEALDNGRPTPAITSFGFTTR